Proteins encoded within one genomic window of Humulus lupulus chromosome 1, drHumLupu1.1, whole genome shotgun sequence:
- the LOC133827081 gene encoding uncharacterized protein LOC133827081 translates to MVQTRNRPSIPVPQASAPTIPLPSASLPTETSNTFHPAAPTSTSPPLDSIFHAPHESADGIHVPTSNHYSTLTSPNLHHHEDVHNPYFLGNGDHLGLILASPTLTEKKIPSWRRDFQLSIGAKNKNSFLNGDLQPPATTIPNYNSWQGSNQMVMSWLLHSVSPEIKTSILYLETALAMWTELNNIFDQGNRPRIFELCNTLISLHQGDDM, encoded by the coding sequence ATGGTACAAACAAGAAATCGACCTTCCATTCCCGTTCCACAAGCTTCGGCTCCGACAATCCCCCTGCCGTCTGCTTCGCTGCCAACCGAAACCTCCAACACTTTCCACCCTGCCGCACCTACATCGACTAGTCCACCTCTAGATTCCATTTTTCATGCTCCTCATGAATCTGCAGATGGTATTCATGTTCCAACATCAAACCATTATTCTACACTTACATCCCCAAATCTCCATCACCATGAAGATGTTCACAACCCATATTTTCTTGGCAATGGTGACCACCTCGGTCTTATTCTTGCATCTCCAACCCTAACCGAGAAAAAAATTCCATCTTGGAGGCGTGATTTCCAACTCTCCATCGGGGCAAAGAACAAAAATTCTTTTCTCAATGGTGATCTCCAACCTCCAGCTACAACAATTCCTAACTACAACTCatggcaaggatccaatcaaatGGTAATGTCTTGGCTCCTCCACTCTGTTTCACCTGAAATTAAGACTAGCATATTGTATCTTGAGACTGCCTTAGCCATGTGGACTGAGTTGAACAACATATTTGATCAAGGAAACAGGCCAAGAATATTTGAGCTCTGCAACACTCTCATTAGCCTTCATCAAGGTGACGATATGTAG